A region from the Streptomyces lydicus genome encodes:
- a CDS encoding M1 family metallopeptidase codes for MRHRLLVPGAAALSLLLAIPASAAGFTPGAPGVGDSYYPESGNGGYDVSHYDLRLKYQPKTDLLEGTATLLAKTTQDLSRFNLDFGLKVSEIRVNGKKASFATSGKHELEVTPATPLEKGKQISVVVRYAGKPSELKIDNFSAWARTPDGAVIAQEPDAAVWWFPSNDHPTDKATYDISVAVPDGTQALSNGVLASQSSQLGWTRYNWRSDKPQATYLTTLAIGKFDITTDKTANGLPVINAVSKDLGANAGSARASIERTAEATEWLESVFGPYPFNAVGGYVPNVPAHYALETQTRPFYGEKAFDRGTNVSVVVHELAHQWYGDSVSLKDWKDIWINEGFAAYSQWLWSEKEGEGTAQELADYVYAQHPADDPFWKVKPGNPGAENQFDDAVYDRGALALQALRDKVGDKVFFGLLKSWPTEHRYGNASVADFVKFAEKNSGKKLAGFFDTWLFQPSKPTAGAGKQAFGAGKAPVAEPKSWKQIAATHDVHRH; via the coding sequence GTGCGTCACAGACTCCTGGTCCCGGGTGCCGCCGCACTCAGCCTGCTGCTGGCGATCCCGGCCTCCGCGGCCGGCTTCACCCCGGGCGCTCCGGGTGTGGGCGACAGCTACTACCCCGAGAGCGGAAACGGCGGCTACGACGTTTCCCACTACGACCTGCGACTCAAGTACCAGCCCAAGACGGACCTGTTGGAGGGCACGGCGACGCTGCTCGCCAAGACCACCCAGGACCTCTCGCGCTTCAACCTGGACTTCGGCCTCAAGGTCAGCGAGATCCGGGTCAACGGCAAGAAGGCCTCCTTCGCCACGTCCGGCAAGCACGAGCTGGAGGTCACCCCGGCCACGCCGCTGGAGAAGGGCAAGCAGATCAGCGTCGTGGTGCGCTATGCGGGCAAGCCCTCCGAGCTGAAGATCGACAACTTCAGCGCCTGGGCCCGTACACCCGACGGCGCGGTGATCGCCCAGGAGCCGGACGCCGCCGTGTGGTGGTTCCCGAGCAATGACCACCCCACCGACAAGGCGACCTACGACATCTCGGTGGCGGTCCCGGACGGCACCCAGGCGCTGAGCAACGGCGTGCTGGCCTCGCAGTCCTCCCAGCTGGGCTGGACGCGCTACAACTGGCGCTCGGACAAGCCGCAGGCCACGTACCTGACGACGCTGGCAATCGGCAAGTTCGACATCACCACCGACAAGACCGCGAACGGCCTGCCGGTCATCAACGCGGTCAGCAAGGACCTCGGCGCGAACGCCGGCTCGGCACGGGCCAGCATCGAGCGCACCGCCGAGGCCACCGAGTGGCTGGAAAGCGTCTTCGGCCCCTACCCGTTCAACGCGGTGGGCGGCTATGTGCCGAACGTGCCGGCCCACTACGCCCTGGAGACCCAGACCCGCCCGTTCTACGGCGAGAAGGCCTTCGACCGCGGGACCAACGTCTCCGTCGTCGTACACGAACTGGCCCACCAGTGGTACGGCGACAGTGTCTCCCTCAAGGACTGGAAGGACATCTGGATCAACGAGGGCTTCGCCGCGTACAGCCAGTGGCTGTGGTCGGAGAAGGAGGGCGAGGGCACCGCGCAGGAGCTCGCGGACTACGTCTACGCCCAGCACCCGGCCGATGATCCGTTCTGGAAGGTGAAGCCGGGCAACCCCGGCGCGGAGAACCAGTTCGACGACGCCGTCTACGACCGGGGCGCGCTGGCCCTCCAGGCGCTCCGCGACAAGGTCGGCGACAAGGTCTTCTTCGGGCTGCTCAAGTCCTGGCCGACGGAGCACAGGTACGGCAACGCCTCGGTGGCCGACTTCGTGAAGTTCGCCGAGAAGAATTCCGGAAAGAAGCTTGCCGGGTTCTTCGACACCTGGCTGTTCCAGCCGTCCAAGCCCACGGCGGGCGCGGGCAAGCAGGCGTTCGGCGCGGGGAAGGCGCCGGTCGCCGAGCCCAAGTCGTGGAAGCAGATCGCGGCCACGCACGACGTGCACCGGCACTGA